The Gossypium hirsutum isolate 1008001.06 chromosome D02, Gossypium_hirsutum_v2.1, whole genome shotgun sequence region GTTGCTCAAATTTCAGCTGATCTTGCTTGCTTTTTGTTCTTAACaccaacaaatatatatataattgtacatATATAATCTAACATAATTCAAATTTCTGTATAATTGTGTCTCCATTGTTCCTGTAAAGGAAATTCAAAGTAAAATTCACCACCCACTTTTATTCTGTTTTTTTGCCAACAATGACTACTTAATATATAGATGTCAGCAAGTGGAATGTAAGGCAACCATCATCATCACTTTCGCTATCAAGTTCCCATTTGACCAGTCGTATCTCCCCTTATCCCAATCATTTAGCTAAACTGCTAAGCTTTTACTGTTACTAATAAATGGTCAATATATGCAGAGAACTCCACAAACATGCCATCATTAATGTGGATTAAAAACATATTCATCTGTCAGGCTTAATATTGTCTTTCTCCCCCATGGTACAATTTGATTGCAGCACAGCATAGACAACAAGGATAAAATGCAACAAGTTGGGTTCTGATGAGGACTAGTTGCAGCCTAGAGGACACACTTCAGGTGTTCTTCACAAGGGTTTGTCTTACAAGTTACTCATTGAAGTTAACACATGATTGATCCGACCATGTGATTTACCAATGAATTCTTGATAGTCCTTTGGAAGACAACACCATGTGGTTCACCATGAACCTATGTCTTTCTCATTACCGATCAGACCCCAGCAATATGTCCCTTCACCACTCATTCCCTTTGGCCCCCTTACATCTATATATACAAGTATGATTATGTTCATATGCAACACATATTTCACATCCTCAAAGTACTATAGTTCTCTGAGATCTTCCTCTTCAACACTTTTGAAGCATACTCCATCGAAAAACAACCATGGCTATTCGCTTGCCTCGTATCGTTAGTTCTAAGAAAGTTCCCAAGGGCTACTTTGCAGTTTATGTTGGAGAAAACCAGAAGAGGTTCATGATACCAGTGTCGTTCTTGAGCCGGCCTTTATTTCAAGATTTGCTTGGCATGTCACAAGAAGAGTTTGGATATAGTCATCCTACAGGCGGTCTCACAATTCCCTGCAACGAAGACATTTTTCTCGATGTTACCTCTCGTTTGAATTGATTGTGAGAGATTCAACATAAATCCGCCTACACAATTTTGTAAAGCAAAAATCACTAACACCATGTAAACATTTTTTCCTCCATCCTTTTTGCCTTGGGGAGCAGATACAAGTCTCCCTAAGTGAAAAACTAGAGGTGGTGATTGCTGTAACTTCTATCACTCAGTATGGAAAATGACAGTTCAAAACACATCATTCAATTGGAATTTTATTTACTTCCAGAATTTCCTATCTTTAAATTAACTGTAAATGATCTACCTTGTTGTTATTCGGACTCTTCATTTTCATTAGAATACATGCATCCAACACATATTCAAACATGAGTACAAAATAGCATGAttctccaaatatatgaaaaaacttagaaaatgtaTTCAACATTCAAGCACAAGTCCGAGTAACATAGACTATAATAATGAATAGTCTTATATCCCCTTATTGCAATCTTTTTGCCAAAGAGTTAAAGCTTCGTTCTTTTTTCAAGTAGGAATTAGTCTTTTTATATAATAATGAATAGTCAAAAAAGTAAGAGAACACTTAACAAACATGCCATCAAACAAGTGGACTAAAAACAGATTCATCTGCAAGGTCATCCATATATAGCAACACATACCAGAAATTGAGTGAGCTGTCAAGCTGAATATTGTCTTCGCCTCCACAGAACTATTTGATTGCGGCACGGCAAGACAAAACAAGGATAAAATGCAACTAGTTGGGTTCTGATGAGGACCACTTGCAACCTGTAGGACACACTTAAGGTGCTCTTCACAAGGGTTTGTCTTACAAGATCCATACCTTAATAAAATCAACATGCTTGGTCAAGGTCACCCATGTTACATGTTTCCTGTCATTGTCTGATAGATTATATGTCTCTAAAGTAGGCACTGACATAAATGGTGAAGTGGTACAACTCTTCTATTGTACAGAAGAATTTTACTGGTCCAGATCTTTCATTTGACCGGTCCTTGGTCGGTTTCTATTGCCATAAGGGATAGGCAAACTAATTTTTCAATGCCTTTCCCATGGAATTCTTGATAATGAGTTACAAGACAGCACCATGTGATCCTCCCCAAACGAAGTCATGTCTTTCTTATAAGTTATCAGACCCCAGAAATCTCCCCTTCACTACTCATTGAACATCCCCACTCAACACAGGAACATGATTTTTCTGTCTACCCCTTTCATCTATATATACAAAGAAGAATATGTTCAGTGGCAACACCTATCTTCACATTCTCAAGTAAAGAAGTTTCCAAGTTCTCTGAGATCTTCCTATTCTTCCTTTTTAGAAGCATATATCTATCAAAAACAACAATGGCTATCCGCCTGCCTCGTATCATTAGCTCTAAGAAAGTTCCCAAGGGCTACTTTGCAGTTTACGTTGGAGAAAACCAGAAGAGGTTCGTGATACCAGTGTCATTCTTGAACCAGCCTTTATTTCAAGATTTGCTTTGCAGTCAGAACAAGAGTTCGGATATAGTCATACTACTGGCGGTCTCACAATTCCCTGCAACAAAGATATCTTTCTCGATGTCACCTCTCGATTAAACTGATTTGTGAGAGATTTAACACAAATCAACCCATACATTTTTGTAAAGCAAGCATCACTAACACTATGTAAATACCTTTTTTCCCATCCTTTTTTGCCTTGTTACTGTAACTTCTACCAATCAGTATAAAAAATGACAGTTGAAAACACATTgttcatttcaaattttatttcttttcagagTTTCTCCTGTTATTGTtagtttcatatttattttaactgTAAATGATCTACAGTGTTGAAAATTTACTTCAACCAACAAGCTAAGTTATAtagactcttcatttttcttaaagcaTCTGTTCTAACTTCTAACACCTATATCCAACACATATTTGGCTGTAAGTATGAGAGTAGGATCCTCcaaatatataaaagattttAACCTTGAAGAAAAGTGTCTTATCCCCAATTTTTAGTTGTGTTTCAACAACAAAGAAAGATAAAATCTTGCTGTTTTTTATATTCATTATCTTAGTCAAGTCAACATAGAATGTCAAGGTAGTCCATAATATATGCTTCCTTCTGGTCATTGTATAACACATTACATGTCTCAAGCTTGCCTCTAACATCAAGATAAAATCATTTGTAGTTGGACTCTTCATTTTCTTCAAAATACAAGTGTCCGGCACATATTCAAACATGAATATAAAGTATATAATCCtccaaatataagaaaaaaaacttagaaaattcgAGAACACCCGTATTCAATACTCAAGCTCAGGTCCTGGTAACATAGACTACAAGTATTCTTTTGCATTTTAGTAAggttattaaatgataaattttctttcataaatctcaAAGTAATTTTCTTAATGCAGATTTGACAAAGAATTAATACCTATGTCTCACTGTTCTTCAAAAGCCAGAAATCAATTTTTAACTATATAGACAAAGTGACTTGAACTTATATATGTAGATAACTCAAAAATTAAGAAATGTGGATTAAAAACAGATTCATCTGTAAggttattcatatatatatatagcagcGCATACCAGAAAATTTTGGTTAGTTGTCAACGCTTAATATTGTCATGGAACAATTTGATTGCAGCATGGCATAGACAACAACCAGGATAAAATGCAACCGGTTGGGGTTCCAGTGAGGACTAGTTGTAGCATGTACACACACTTAAGGCGTTCTTCAGAGTGGCTTGTCTTACAAGTTACTCACCAAAGGAAGACATGAGTGTAATAGGAGAGGTCAATGTCACCCATGTTATATGTTTCCTGTCATTGTCTGACAGATTAAATGTCTCAAATGTAGCCTGAAATAAACGGCAAAGTAGTCGGTCCTTAGTCGGTTATCCTTTCAAGTCTTAGCCATGGAATTCTTTATCATCCTTTGGAAGACAACACCATGTGATTCCCCATGAACCCATGTCTTTCTCATTACCGATCAGACCCCATCAATTGCACCTTCACCACTCATTCCATATCCCCCCcttaataaaatatgaacatTATTTCCTCTCTGCCCCTTACATCTATATATAAAAGTAAGATTAAGTTCATTGCCAACACCTACCTTCAACATTCTCAAGCTTGCTTTCTAAGTTATCTGAGATCCTCCACTTCTTCCTTTTTCAAAGCATACATCTATTGTAAACAAAAATGGCTATCCGCTCGCCTCGTATCATAAGCTCTAAGAAAGTTCCCAAGGGCTACTTTGCAGTTTATGTTGGAGAAAACCAGAAGAGGTTTGTGATACCAGTGTCATTCTTGAGCCAGCCTTTATTTCAAGATTTGCTAGGCAAGTCAGAAGAAGAGTTCGGATATAGTCATCCTACCGGCGGCCTCACAATTCCCTGCGATGAAGATATTTTTCTTGATGTTACCTCTCGCTTGAATCAATTGTGAGAGAATCAACACAAATCTGCCTATACAATTTTGTAAAGCAAAAATGTCTAACACCATGTAAACattttttctccatcttttttGCCTTGGGGAGCAAATACAAGTCTCCCTGAGTGAAAAATTACAGATGGTTGTTACTGTAACTTCTATCAATCAGCATGGAAAATGACAGTTCAAAACACATCATTCAATTGGAATTTTATTTACTTCCAGAATTTCCTATCATTAATTTAACTATAAATGATCTACCTTGTTCTAAATTTACTTTAATATACATGCTAAGTTATTCGGACTCTTCGTTTGCTTTAGAATACATGCATCCAACACATAATCAAACATGAGTACAAAATAGCATGATTCTCCAAGTATATGAAAAAACTTATATCCCCTTATTGCAATCTTTTAGCCAAAGAGTTAATAGCTTTGTTTCTATTTCAAGTAGGAATTAgtctttatatataataattaacagTACATGacttagtaaaattttttttgaaggtaaaacatataaaatgacttttttttattagacataaaatacatataaaaaaccATACAAAATTGCTTAAATGTAAAGATGTAAATGAAAGAGGATAACCTTTGTGacaaaaaagaaaactaaaatgaagTTATTTAAATGAAATAGGGACTTGAACATAACTGTGAAAAATATAACATGACCTAAAATGAAATTAACCCAATATCAAACTTTGAATATTAACTCAGATTTTAATggccttcttttcttttctttctttctttcatggttttttttttttaccaagtCATGTATAAATAATGAATAGTCAAAATATGCAGACAACACTCAACAAACATGCCATCAAACAAGTTGACCAAAACCAGATTCATCTGTAAGGttatccaaatatatatatatatagcagcaCATACCAGAAATTTTGTGAGCTGTCAAGCTAAGTTTTGGCTTCACCCCTATGGAACTGTTTGATTGCAGCACGGCATAGACAAGAACAAGGATAAAATGCAACCAATTGGGTTCTGGTGAGGACTAGTTGCAGCCTGTAGGACACACTTCAGGTGCTCTTTACAAGGGTTTGTCTTACAGATCTACACCTTACTAAAAATCAACATGCTTGGTGAAGTCAGAATGTAAGAGGAGGTCAAGGTCACCCATGTTACATGCTTCCTGTCATTGCCTGACAGATTATATGTCTCTAAAGTAGGCACTGACATAAATGGTGAAGTGGTACAACTCTTTTATTGTGAAGAAGCATTTTACTGGTCCAGATCTTCCATATTTGAGTGGGGTCCTTGGTCGGTTTCTATTGCCAGAAGGGGTAGGCAAAGTATTTTTTCAAAGTATTTTGCCATGGAATTCTTGATAATGAGTTACACGACAACACCATGTGATCCCCTCTAATGAAGCCATGTAGAACATGATTTCTCTCTACCCCTTTCATCTATATATACAAAGTAGAATATGTtcatttgcaacactaatcttcacATCCTCAAATACTAAAGTACTTTACCTTTGCTTTCCTTTTTCAAAGCATACATCTATCTAAAACAACAATGGCTATTCGCTTGCCTCGTATCGCTAGCTCTAAGAAAGTTCCCAAAGGCTACTTTGTGGTTTATGTTGGAGAAAACCAGAAGAGGTTTGTGATACCAGTGTCGTTCTTGAACCAGTCTTTGTTTCAAGATTTGCTAGGCATGTCACAAGAAGAGTTCGGATATAGTCATCCTACAGGCGGTCTCACGATTCCCTGCAACGAAGACACCTTTCTCGAAGTTACCTCTCGCTTGTATTAATTGTGAGATGATTAACACAAACCAGGCAATACAATTGTGTAAAGTAAACATAACTAATACCATGTAAACACTTTTTTCCCATCCTTTTTGCCTTAGGGAGCAAACAATAAGTCTCCCTAAGTGGAAAATTACAGATGGTTGTCAATGGAACTTGTATCAACCAATATTGAGAATGACAGTTCcaaacacataattcacttgaaatttcttttcttttcacgaTCTCCTATGGTACAAAATTACTTCATAGTAATATATATTTTCTCTATAATTTGAAAGACTTTACATGTTTTTCTCTGTCCTAATAAGCTGAGATTGATCTACATAACAAAGTTCATGACTGTAATtgctttatattatatataccatttgtatatatataagtatgaacTTCGAaagtattaataataatgatttgAACTTAATTGATGAAGCTACCTGTTCTCCAACACAGTACATCTAATTTCCTTTTGACTTGACATTCTATCTCCCCTTATCGGAATCTTTTTTGCCAAAGACTTATATATGAAGAGAACTCAACAACGTCAGAAATGTGGATCAAAAACAGATTCATCTTTAAGGGTATCCATATATATACATAGCACCGCATACCAGAAAATTTTATGAGCTGTCAAGGCTTAATATTATCATGGAACAATTTTATTGCAGCATGGCATAGACAACAACCAGTATAAAATGCAACCGGTTGGGGTTCCGATGAGGACTAGATGTAGCATGTACGATACACTACGGGTGGTCTTCGTAATGAATGGTCTTACAAGTTACTCACCAATGTAATAGAAGGTGAAGGTCTCCCATGTTATATGTTTCCTGTCATTGTCTCACAGATTATGTCTCTAAAATAGCCTGAAATAAACGGTAAAGTAGTCGGTCCTTGGTCGGTTATTCTTTCAAGTCTTAACCATGGAATTCTTTATAATCCTTTGGAAGACAACACCATGTGATTCCCCACGAACCCATGTCTTTCTCATTACTGATCAGACCCCATCAATTGCACCTTCACCACTCATTCCATACCCCCCACTTAATAATTGATGAACATGATCTCCTCTCTGCCCCTTATATCTATATATTCAGGTAAGATTAAGTTCATTGCCAACACCTAGCTTCAACATTCTCAATTTTGCTTTCCAAGTTATCTAAGATCTTCCTACTCTTCCCTTTGAAGCACACATCTACCAAAAACAACAATGGCTATCCGCCTGCCTCATATCATTAGCTCTAAGAAAGTTCCCAAAGGCTACTTTGCGGTTTATGTTGGAGAAAATCAGAAGAGGTTCGTGATACCGGTATCGTTCTTGAACCAGCCTTTGTTTCAAGATTTGCTAGGCATGTCACAAGAAGTGTTCGGATATAGTCATCCTACAGGTGGTCTCACGATTCCCTGCAAGGAAGACATCTTTCTCGATGTTACCTCTCGCTTGAACTGATTTGTGAGAGAATTAACACAAATCAACCCATACAATTTTGTAAAGCAAATATCACTAACATCATGTAAACACTTTCTTTTCCCATCCTTTTTTGCCTTGGGGAGCAGATAATAAGTCTCCCTATGTGGAAAATTAGAGATGGTGGCTTCTGTAACAATTGGAAACACATCAttcaattgaaattttatttctttttagaatGTCCTATGGTCCCCTTGTTATTGTTGATTTCATATACAATTTAACTGTAAAAAATTCACATTGTTCACAAATTATTTCAACTTCCAAGCTATGTTATATAAACTattcattttcttaaaaatagtTGTTCTAACAAGGGGTGTTCATAGTTCGGTtaaaaccgaattaaccgaccaaATCGTCTAATTCTGTTAATCAGTCGGTAGCCAAATTTAGTTCGGTCGGATGTCagttaatgattttttgaaattttgattatctgttaattcggttcgaaatcggGTAATTATCTGAATTAATCAATTAacagaaataaataatatatattatatataattgttaACTTTTTTTTGGTTGTTTACTTTCAAGATTTATGTAATGTTTCTAATgtttgttggaatattttcaaatatttatagtatcccaataactataaatgaatgagtgtaattaatcaaaagataaaacttttggtcattggtcaaaagttataccatttgattttttaaaaaagaattataactattcaaaaaatattatttgaatagttacaaaattaaatgaataattattattatttatttattcataaagacacctattgaaagatgtctctatgaagagacatgaaaattcctataaataggaatgagatttcatttggaaatcatatcaacaaattctaatattatttcttctcttccttcattttctaatattattagattattctataaagtattgctgcagaaattcttttgtagaaattgagtttttgttatacattactcagtgcatagtggactattctcgtcagtgcaaaacgcaaatagtcattggcttcattgtatcctcgaggttaatttgcttggaactcgtttgcacactgaagataagtgggggcgaatataaccttaaagatagtggcttgatacacgccttggagcctgtcctatttcttttttttttttcgagttccgatcgtgtgttcgagttttttccttaccggagttttgtactaacaattttaaggttatagttcatgatgactaccacaacacatgaaagtggaacactaagggagttggcttccaactttgttaaacttgatcgttttgatggtggcaattttcgacgatggcagaaaagatgcactttttgttatcaactttgaagattacttatgttttggatactccaagacctgaagagaatgaaaacgaatctattgctgcaacccgagaaagacaaaaatgggacaatgctgattacatgtgcatgggccacatattgaatggtttatctgatggtttgttcgacacctaccaaaacgacgtcaccgctaaagaattatgggacaaattggaggcaagatacatgaccgaagatgttacaagtaagaaatttcttgtcagtcgtttcaataattatcaaatggttgatggtcgttctgttatggaacaatttcgtgatattgaaaagatgctgaatcaatttaagcaatatgatatgaaaatggatgaaatgattgtggtatcctctataatagacaaacttcctccatcttggaaagactttaaaagaagtctaaaacataagaaagaggaaatatctcttgaggctttggcaaatcatcttcgtattgaagaagagtatcgaaaacaagatcagaacctaaattctgaaaatgccaaagtacatgttacggaggaagtacagactactaaaccattcaaaagaaagttcaatcaggctgatagagcacctaagttcaaaaagaaacaaaagggctcatgctatcattgtggaaagccgggacatttcaagaatgaatgtcgatttttaaagaagaaatcatcttctaaggctgataataacgaaaagttcgttgcaatgatatctgaaattaatatggcacaagatgataatacatggtggattgataccggagtaaccaaacatgtgtgcaaagacaaaagcatgttcacaaagttcacacaatgtgaaaatgacaatgtcttgtacatgggaaattcttccaccgcaacaattaaaggcaaagggtctgttgaactac contains the following coding sequences:
- the LOC121214863 gene encoding indole-3-acetic acid-induced protein ARG7 gives rise to the protein MAIRSPRIISSKKVPKGYFAVYVGENQKRFVIPVSFLSQPLFQDLLGKSEEEFGYSHPTGGLTIPCDEDIFLDVTSRLNQL